ACGTGCGTCTCGCCCTTCTCCTCCCACATCGGTACGGGCACTTCCCCCGAAAACCCGCGCAGCGCGAGGGCGACGGCGGTTTCTTCGGCGCGCAGAAAGACGTGGCGAAACCAGGCGGAGAAAAAGAGTCCCAGTCGACGCAGCCGTTCGACGGGACGTTTCCCGAAGGTGAGGCCGCGCGCCTCCAGCGCGAGGCGGAGGCGTTCCCCTTCCTCGAGGAAAAAGGGAAAAAGCGTGAGCACGAGCGAGAGGGCGAAGGCCACGGCATCCACGGGCACGCCGAGCCGCTTCAACGGGTGCAAGAGGCGGACAAAAGCCGCCACTTGCTCCGTGGCCGAAGTCGTGAGCGTGTAGAGAAGGGTCAACCAAAAGACGAAGAGGAGGCGAAACCCCACGGCCGAAGCGGCCGCTACCGCCGCAGAGATGCCCTGCCCCCAGGCGCCCCATGCGGAAAAAACCGCAAACACCCCGATCCACATGCCTGCAGACAGGAGGCTCCGGGCGAGGAAGAGCGGGGAAAGGCGCGCCGATCGGCTGAGGAGGAAGGCGGCGCAGGCGAGAAGGAGAAAGCCGAAGGGAGTTCGCGCCCGGAGGGCGGCCGCCGAAGCGAGGAAGGAAAAGAGGAGCTTCCAGACGGCCGGCACCCGGTGCAAGGGCGTCTCCTCCGGAAGGGTGCGCCCGAAGGGAAACGCGGTGCTTCCGTTCATCGTTCACCTCGGCGAACGGGGGCGAGGTTCCGAACGAGATCCCCCGTCCCACCTCCGCACCATCCCGGTTGGCCTTGGAGAAAGAGGCGAAGGGCATCCGGAGGACCGTCGAAGAGGATCTCCGTCCCTTCGTCGCCTTTACGCCCGAGAAAGAGGACACGCGTCGCGAGGCGAAAGGCAACTTCCCGGTCGTGGGTCACGAAGACGAGGAGGCGCGAGGAAGCGGGGAGGGCGTACGCCGACAAAAGATCGAGAAGGAGCGCGCGACCGGAAGCGTCGAGGCCGATGGTCGGCTCGTCGAGAAAGACGACCTCCGGCTCCCCGGCAAAGATCGCCGCGAGGACCGTGCGCCGCCGTTCTCCGGTACTCAGATGCCGGGGCGAGCGGTCCCAGAGCTCTTCGCCGATGCCCCAGGCGAGCAGGTGCTCCTTGGCGCGCCTTTCGGCTTCGTCCGGGGGAACTCCCCGCTCCCTGAGCCCGATCGCCACTTCGTCCAGGACCGCGGACGTGAGAAAGAGGTCTTCGGGAAACTGCGGGACGTAGGCGATCTTGCGCCGCAGCTCCTCGGGGAACCCCCGCGGGTGGGAAACGCCGTCCCAGAGAAGTTCTCCTCCCGAAGGCTTTAGAAGCCCTGCCGCGAGGCGGGCGAAGGTGCTCTTCCCCGCCCCCGAGGGCCCGAGCACGGCCACGACTTCTCCCGGCCAAAGGCGCAGGCTGAGCCGGGAAAAGACGCGGCGGACAAAGGGCGTCCCCGCGGCGAAGGCGAATTCGACGTCGCGAAACTCGATCCGCGGACGTGTGGGAACCCTGGAAAAATCGGCCTCCGATCGGGCGATACGCGGAAGCGAGGCTCTCCCGTGCGGAAGTCCGCGCTCCTCGAGTGCCTTCCGCGATGCCGGTGCGACCTGCCCCTCCCGGAGAACGAGTACCTGCCGGACGCTACGGGCGAGGTCGGCGTCGTGCGTCACCCACACGGCCGCGGCCCCGGAAGCCACTTCTCGACGGACGAACTCCACGAGTTCTTTGCGGGATGGCGGGTCGAGAAAGGACGTCGCCTCGTCGAGGATGTAGAGGACCGGGGCGCCGACGGCCGCCGCGGCGAGGACGAGGCGCATGCGCTCTCCCCCGGACAGGCGGGCAGGAGGCGTCTTGCGGAGGGAGGAGAGGCGGAAGCGGGAGAGCACCGCCTCCGTGCGGGCGCGCATCTCCGCAGGAGAAAACCCGCGTCTGGTGAGAGAGTAGGCGACGTCTTCCTCTACCGTGGGCCCGACGATCTGAAGTTCGGGGTTGGGAAAGACGTAGGCGACCCGACGGCGCAGGCGAGCCCGCTCCCCTTCTTTCAGGTCGGCGAGGGGCTGTCCCAGAAGGCGCACCGTGCCGCGCTCGGGCAGGTACAGTCCGGCGAGGAGTCGGGCGAGCGTCGTCTTGCCGGAACCGTTTGCCCCGATCAAGGCGACCTCGTCGCCGGGAAAGAGGCGTAGGGAAACTCCCTTGAGGACCCAACGGCCCCCACGGTAGCGAAACCAGACGTCCTCGAGTTCCACGAGGGGCTTCACGCCTTCTCTCCGTCCCTTCGGTCGTCCGTCGTCCAGATCTCCTGCGTCGGCGAGAACGCCGCACGGCGGTAGGCGTCGCGGAGCGGGAGGAAGGCGAGCCCGAGCACGGCGTTTTGCAAGACGTCTTTGACGAAGAAGACCCCCATCCCCGCCGCTATCGCCCAAAGGCTTGCGGGTTTGCCGGTTACGAAATTCAAGATCCCCCACATGTAGACAATGCCCGTACCGTAGAGGGGTAGGAGGGCTGCCTCCAGGGCGAGAAAGTAGGCGAAGGAGGCGGCGCGATCCCGCGAGGTCCCGCGGGTACCTCCTCGGCCAGACCTGTCTCCCGTTTGCCCAAGCGCTTCGTAGATCCAACCGGACGTAAGGGCGGCGAGGACGTAGCCGAGAATGTAGCCGAACGTGGGGGCGAGGACGTAGGCGAATCCCCCGGAACCCCCGGCAAAGACGGGAAAACCGAGAAGCCCCAACAAGAGGTAGAGACCCATCGCCAAGGCGCCGTTCCGCGCCCCGAGGAAGACGCCGGCGAAAGCGGCGAGAAAAGGCATGAAGCTGATGGGTACGTGTACCCCCGCCACGGGAAGCCCCGGAAGCAGGCGAGCGAGGTACACGGAAGCTACGGCGACGGCGGTGTAGGTCGCCACGAAGGCAATCGTCCTGGGGTTCACGGGCTGCGCCTCCTTGGAAAAGACGTGGGGGAATGCGCGACTTTTGCGCGTTATGCGCGGTCGGGCGGCGAGGCCCTTTCCCGAGGTGGCGGATGCGCAAGGCCGGAGTTTACCCGCGAGTCCCTTTCCGGTTCACGAAGGGGCGCGCGTGGCCCCTTCTTCGGGCCAGACCGGAGCGGGAACGGGCCAACCGAGGTCGCGGAGGAGGCGGACATCTTCCCGGGGAGGTTGTCCCTTGGTCGTCAGGTAGTCGCCGACGAAGATGCTCGTGGCCAGGAGGAGAGCGAGGGGCTGAAGGGAGCGTAGGGAAAGTTCCCTTCCTCCCGCCACGCGGAGCGGCGTTCGGGGAAAGCGGTAGCGCAGGAAGGCGAGCACGGCGAGGGCGCGCAGGGGAGAAAGCGGGGTACGATGGTCGAGCGGAGTCCCGGGGATCGGGATGAGGAAGTTCACGGGGATTTCGTCCACTTCGGCGCGCGCAAGGTCTTCGGCGAGCGCGAGGATGTCCGAAGCTTCCTCCCCCATGCCGAAAATCGCCCCGGAAATCACGCGAAGCCCTGCTTCGCGAACGACCCGAAGCGTCTTCAGGCGATCGTCGTAGGTGTGCGTGGTGGCGATACGGGAATACATGCGCCGCGAGGTGTTCAGGTTGTGGTTGTAGCCGTCCAGGCCGCTCTCCCGCAAGAGCTGGGCGCCCTCCCGCTCGAGCAGCCCAAAGCTCCCGTACACCTTGAGCGCGGGAAACCTCGTTTTGATCCGGCGCACGGCTTCGGCCAGACGCTCGAGCTCGCCCGGTGTAGGGGCTCGTCCGCTCGTTACGACGCAGTACACCCTTGCCCCGAGGGCTACTGCTTGCTTTGCGCCGCGGACGATTTCCTCTTCGGCGAGAAGGGGGTAGCGCGGCACCACCGCCCGGGAGCGCGAGGACTGCGAGCAATAGGCGCAGTCTTCGGGGCAGAGACCGCTCTTCGCGTTGATGAGCGTCGCAAACTCCACCTCTTCCCCAAACGCGGCCCGACGAAGAAGGTGGGCACCCGCGAGGATGGGAAGAAGTTCCGCCCAACGTTCCACGGCAAGGATGCGCATCCCTTCTTCGGGAGTGAGCGGCTCACCTGCGAGAATGCGTTGCGCTTTATCCACCCAATCCAATGCCCTCCCCCCTTCTGCCCTCATCGTACGGAGGAAGAACCCGAATGTCAACCCCATTTGGTTAACAATTTGGAGACATCCGGTTGACAAAAGAGTTGAGTTGACATAAGACGTGCAAAAGAGGACGTGCGAAGGATGGGGACGCGGGCGGCCCAAGGCGCGGGGAAAAAAATACCCCCGGGACCAAATGACCCCGGGGGCGACAAAGCGTACGAACCTCCCGCTTCGGCGCGGCCGAAACGCGGGGGCTTTCGCATCGCATCGTGACGGGGCGAGCCCTATACGTCGGCGCGCACGAGACCTCGACCCGTCTTTTCCCGGATGGCCGCCTGCGCAGCCGCGAGACGGGCGACGGGGACGCGGTAGGGAGAGGCGCTCACGTAGTCGAGGCCGATCGTGTGGCAGAATTCCACGGAGGACGGATCTCCGCCGTGCTCGCCGCAGATCCCGAGCTTGAGTTGGGGCCGCGCGCTCCGTCCTTTCTCCACGGCGATGCGCATGAGGGCGCCGACGCCGTCTCGGTCGAGGACGATGAAGGGGTTGTCCTTGAGGATCTTCTTTTCGAGGTAGGTCTGGAGGAACTTCCCTTCTGCGTCGTCGCGGCTGAAGCCGAAGGTCGTCTGCGTGAGGTCGTTCGTCCCGAAGGAGAAGAACTCGGCCACGCGGGCGATCTCGTCGGCGGTGACGCAGGCCCGCGGAATTTCGATCATCGTGCCCACGAGGTAGGGAAGGTCGAAGCCGAACTCCTCCCGCACCTCCTCGTAGACGCGCTCGACGACCTCCCGCATGAGCTCGAGCTCGCGGACGTGGCCGACGAGGGGGATCATGATCTCCGGTCGCGGGTCGTAGCCTTCGCGCTTCAGGCGGAAGGCGGCGCGGAAGATGGCGCGGGCCTGCATGGCGTAGATCTCCGGGTGGGTGATCCCCAGGCGGGTTCCCCGGTGGCCGAGCATCGGGTTCGCCTCCCGGAGGGCGCGGACCTTGCGGAGGAGCGTCTCCTTTTCCCGAAGCTCGGCGGCGCGGGCGGGATCGTGGCGGAGCTCTTCCACTTCGAGGAGGAGCTCTTCGTAGTTCGGGAGGAATTCGTGGAGCGGCGGGTCGAGGAGGCGTACGGTCACCGGCAACCCGTCCATCGCCCGGAAGATCTCGGTAAAGTCCCCTTCCTGCATGGGAAGGAGCTTTTCCAGGGCGGCGGCGCGCTCTTCTTCCGTCTCCGCGAGGATCATTTCCTGGACGATGGGGATCCGCTCCGGCGCAAAGAACATGTGCTCCGTACGGGCGAGCCCGATCCCTTCCGCGCCGAACTCCCGCGCACGGCGCGCGTCCTCGGGCGTATCCGCGTTGGCCCGCACGCCGAGGCGGCGCACCTCGTCCGCCCATCCGAGGAGGGTGCGGAAGTGTTCGCCCAGCGTAGGCTCGACGAGGGGGGCTTCTCCCAGGTAGACGTACCCCGTACCGCCGTCGAG
This window of the Brockia lithotrophica genome carries:
- a CDS encoding module of ECF transporter, which translates into the protein MNGSTAFPFGRTLPEETPLHRVPAVWKLLFSFLASAAALRARTPFGFLLLACAAFLLSRSARLSPLFLARSLLSAGMWIGVFAVFSAWGAWGQGISAAVAAASAVGFRLLFVFWLTLLYTLTTSATEQVAAFVRLLHPLKRLGVPVDAVAFALSLVLTLFPFFLEEGERLRLALEARGLTFGKRPVERLRRLGLFFSAWFRHVFLRAEETAVALALRGFSGEVPVPMWEEKGETHVRPLLFPALCVLAAWVMG
- a CDS encoding module of ECF transporter translates to MKPLVELEDVWFRYRGGRWVLKGVSLRLFPGDEVALIGANGSGKTTLARLLAGLYLPERGTVRLLGQPLADLKEGERARLRRRVAYVFPNPELQIVGPTVEEDVAYSLTRRGFSPAEMRARTEAVLSRFRLSSLRKTPPARLSGGERMRLVLAAAAVGAPVLYILDEATSFLDPPSRKELVEFVRREVASGAAAVWVTHDADLARSVRQVLVLREGQVAPASRKALEERGLPHGRASLPRIARSEADFSRVPTRPRIEFRDVEFAFAAGTPFVRRVFSRLSLRLWPGEVVAVLGPSGAGKSTFARLAAGLLKPSGGELLWDGVSHPRGFPEELRRKIAYVPQFPEDLFLTSAVLDEVAIGLRERGVPPDEAERRAKEHLLAWGIGEELWDRSPRHLSTGERRRTVLAAIFAGEPEVVFLDEPTIGLDASGRALLLDLLSAYALPASSRLLVFVTHDREVAFRLATRVLFLGRKGDEGTEILFDGPPDALRLFLQGQPGWCGGGTGDLVRNLAPVRRGER
- a CDS encoding Substrate-specific component BioY of biotin ECF transporter, translated to MNPRTIAFVATYTAVAVASVYLARLLPGLPVAGVHVPISFMPFLAAFAGVFLGARNGALAMGLYLLLGLLGFPVFAGGSGGFAYVLAPTFGYILGYVLAALTSGWIYEALGQTGDRSGRGGTRGTSRDRAASFAYFLALEAALLPLYGTGIVYMWGILNFVTGKPASLWAIAAGMGVFFVKDVLQNAVLGLAFLPLRDAYRRAAFSPTQEIWTTDDRRDGEKA
- a CDS encoding Biotin synthase yields the protein MDWVDKAQRILAGEPLTPEEGMRILAVERWAELLPILAGAHLLRRAAFGEEVEFATLINAKSGLCPEDCAYCSQSSRSRAVVPRYPLLAEEEIVRGAKQAVALGARVYCVVTSGRAPTPGELERLAEAVRRIKTRFPALKVYGSFGLLEREGAQLLRESGLDGYNHNLNTSRRMYSRIATTHTYDDRLKTLRVVREAGLRVISGAIFGMGEEASDILALAEDLARAEVDEIPVNFLIPIPGTPLDHRTPLSPLRALAVLAFLRYRFPRTPLRVAGGRELSLRSLQPLALLLATSIFVGDYLTTKGQPPREDVRLLRDLGWPVPAPVWPEEGATRAPS